The following proteins are encoded in a genomic region of Pseudomonas saponiphila:
- a CDS encoding aldehyde dehydrogenase: protein MTKSRSDWEQHFQSLSLEGRAFIDGQYCAAASGATFECLSPVDGRFLANVASTDQADADRAVAVARQAFNSGVWSGKAPAERKRILIRFAELILAHQEELALLETLDMGKPIGDSMTIDIPATANAIRWNAEAIDKLYDEVAATPHDQLGLVTREPAGVVAAIVPWNFPLIMASWKFAPALAMGNSFILKPSEKSPLTAIRIAQLALDAGIPKGVFNVLPGYGHTVGKALALHMDVDVLAFTGSTAVGKQLLVYSGESNMKRVWLEAGGKSPNVVFADAPDLRAAAEAAAAAIAFNQGEVCTAGSRLLVQRSIREQFIPLLVEALKGWKPGHALDPETRVGAVVDQRQLDNVLRYIQIGKEQGGQLLAGGVRTLESSGGLYVEPTIFDGVTNAMTIAREEIFGPVLSVISFDTEEEALQIANDSIFGLAAGVWTADLSRAHRFARGLRAGSVWVNQYDGGDMTAPFGGFKQSGNGRDKSLHAFDKYTELKATWIKL from the coding sequence CGGTGGACGGGCGCTTTTTGGCCAACGTCGCCAGCACCGATCAGGCCGATGCCGATCGTGCCGTGGCCGTGGCGCGCCAGGCGTTCAACAGTGGCGTCTGGTCGGGCAAGGCCCCGGCCGAGCGCAAGCGCATCCTGATTCGTTTTGCCGAGCTGATCCTGGCGCACCAGGAAGAACTGGCGCTCCTGGAAACCCTGGACATGGGCAAGCCGATTGGCGATTCCATGACCATTGATATTCCAGCCACGGCCAACGCCATCCGCTGGAACGCCGAAGCCATCGACAAGCTCTACGACGAAGTGGCGGCCACCCCCCACGACCAGCTGGGCCTGGTGACCCGGGAACCGGCGGGCGTGGTGGCGGCCATCGTGCCGTGGAACTTCCCGCTGATCATGGCCAGCTGGAAGTTCGCCCCGGCCCTGGCGATGGGCAACTCGTTCATTCTCAAGCCGTCGGAAAAATCGCCGCTGACTGCGATCCGCATCGCCCAGCTGGCCCTGGACGCCGGCATCCCCAAGGGCGTGTTCAACGTCCTGCCGGGTTACGGCCACACCGTCGGCAAGGCCCTGGCCCTGCACATGGACGTGGACGTACTGGCTTTCACCGGCTCCACCGCCGTGGGCAAGCAACTGCTGGTGTATTCCGGTGAAAGCAACATGAAGCGGGTGTGGCTGGAAGCCGGTGGCAAGAGCCCCAACGTGGTGTTCGCCGACGCCCCGGACCTGCGCGCTGCAGCCGAAGCGGCGGCCGCGGCCATCGCTTTCAACCAGGGCGAAGTCTGCACCGCTGGCTCGCGCCTGCTGGTGCAGCGTTCGATCCGCGAGCAGTTCATCCCGTTGCTGGTGGAGGCCCTCAAGGGCTGGAAACCGGGCCACGCCCTCGATCCCGAGACCCGGGTCGGCGCGGTGGTGGATCAGCGCCAACTGGACAACGTGCTGCGCTATATCCAGATCGGCAAGGAGCAGGGCGGGCAACTGTTGGCCGGTGGTGTCCGCACCCTGGAAAGCAGCGGCGGCTTATATGTCGAGCCGACGATCTTCGACGGCGTGACCAATGCGATGACCATCGCCCGGGAAGAGATCTTCGGCCCGGTGCTGTCGGTCATCAGCTTCGACACTGAAGAAGAGGCGCTGCAGATCGCCAACGACAGCATCTTCGGCCTGGCGGCCGGGGTCTGGACCGCCGACCTCAGCCGTGCCCACCGCTTCGCCCGTGGCCTGCGGGCCGGCAGCGTGTGGGTCAACCAGTACGACGGCGGCGACATGACTGCGCCGTTCGGCGGCTTCAAACAGTCCGGCAACGGTCGCGACAAGTCGTTGCACGCCTTCGACAAATACACCGAGCTCAAAGCGACCTGGATCAAGCTCTAA